In Devosia chinhatensis, the following are encoded in one genomic region:
- a CDS encoding extracellular solute-binding protein, which translates to MTKTARMFSALLATTILCGVAAPAFAQSGEVNIYSYREQSLLQPLLDRFTAETGITANVLYAGDGLLDRVEAEGELSPADVVLTVDIGNLVSAEEKGLTQTITAPELDERVPAAFRDDDDNWTALSLRSRVFYVSKDRVDATALTYEDLASDEWKGRICTRTGTHAYNIGLIAHYIAVNGEEKAREWLAAVRDNLAFPPNGNDRQQVKSILEGSCDLAIVNTYYMGAMLNNDAEPEQKDWANAARIIYPDAEGAGTQVNVAGGFIAKHAPNVENANALIGFLLSDEAQSIYADTNYEFPVVPGAPINDLVASWGELKASDVPLTEVAANRALAAQLVDELKFDEGAQN; encoded by the coding sequence ATGACCAAGACCGCGCGCATGTTCAGCGCCCTTCTGGCCACCACCATTCTGTGCGGCGTTGCCGCACCCGCCTTTGCCCAGAGCGGCGAAGTCAACATCTACAGCTATCGCGAGCAGAGCCTGCTTCAGCCGCTGCTCGACCGGTTCACCGCCGAAACCGGCATCACAGCCAATGTGCTCTATGCCGGCGATGGCCTGCTCGACCGCGTCGAAGCCGAAGGCGAGCTCTCGCCGGCCGACGTCGTTCTCACCGTGGATATCGGCAACTTGGTCAGCGCCGAGGAAAAGGGCCTGACGCAGACGATCACCGCCCCCGAACTGGACGAGCGCGTGCCCGCCGCCTTCCGCGACGATGACGACAACTGGACTGCCCTGTCGCTGCGCAGCCGTGTCTTCTATGTGTCCAAGGACCGGGTCGACGCCACCGCGCTGACCTATGAAGACCTTGCATCGGACGAGTGGAAGGGCCGCATCTGCACCCGCACCGGCACCCATGCCTACAATATCGGCCTCATCGCCCATTACATCGCCGTCAATGGCGAGGAAAAGGCCCGCGAATGGCTTGCGGCCGTGCGCGATAACCTGGCCTTCCCGCCCAATGGCAATGATCGCCAGCAGGTCAAGTCGATCCTTGAAGGCTCGTGCGACCTGGCCATCGTCAACACCTATTACATGGGTGCGATGCTCAACAACGATGCTGAGCCGGAGCAGAAGGACTGGGCCAATGCCGCCCGCATCATCTATCCCGATGCCGAAGGCGCCGGTACCCAGGTGAACGTGGCCGGCGGCTTCATCGCCAAGCACGCACCCAATGTCGAGAACGCCAATGCGCTGATCGGCTTCCTGCTGTCCGACGAAGCCCAGTCGATCTATGCCGACACCAATTACGAATTCCCGGTGGTCCCCGGCGCGCCGATCAATGACCTCGTCGCCAGCTGGGGCGAGCTCAAGGCATCGGACGTGCCGCTGACCGAGGTTGCCGCCAACCGCGCCCTTGCGGCCCAGCTGGTGGACGAGCTCAAGTTCGACGAGGGCGCACAGAACTGA
- a CDS encoding sensor histidine kinase produces the protein MTEPWTTLPHADLVLRHADDARPAWLWSADGQRLIWSNAVSGLFMARLKKHGLKRIAPAQPIKGQVARIIRLGAPGRSSLARIQFLAGEQPVSATCTTTPLSWENGEVALLIVAVDPVDAAILAAAAPQPQEAAPTPLPQDEPLPETPAQDEHAYQRELQSWQDADGEAVYESAPAETAAPSTAQDEPEAWTAALEDDSLPPAPQGESDRPEPEPDVAEQPVADIPVEDAPAPAGRLSALVARLAADDALYTPLSEADDHPPQMPEAPQAEPVAESEDDDVDGRELARLYRVTGRGFSAGPVEAPMVDDSVGDSLDPSTDAETGAIADAPPNPTEPATPEETASEPEPQADPDVVERVSRYNFDELSRILTDRVGDRGLQAVEPAPANAEVAAIPAGSGALINLGGETLVLNRLPLGILVFRDQQILFANRAITEMIGYDSAEGLRAAGLAAVFPAMGDNGQEAGPVNHLVQRDGTLVPVTARLQSISWQGRPALMLSASTTEVRTGHEDAVRAFAQNFADLRGDGFFETNRSGAISTASATAISLMGGGKPMIGKPLSTLVGEDDSLALKAFLDRPARFAETARPSLPLRSVDGRSDILLFALGQAGIVSGYFGFVHPREIAPPARINGPGEADPALLGRISRGVRRPLSTIIGFSDLIQSRAYGALGNERYEGYAQDISHAGREIAALVDELDDYARLRDGRYLPQRASLDLTDLLENCVLRIRDQANAGRVIVRNAISEALPRVTADRASLAQAVLNLLASAIDQTPMGGTVIISAQRLDDGAIAIHVRDSSAHAVDMAERFVVFRDGVDRDGKMLAPIRSSVGLALTRALLAVNAVSLSVDPAGAEGLLFSLKIPADLVDERQERQPDQG, from the coding sequence ATGACTGAGCCCTGGACGACATTGCCGCATGCCGATCTCGTGTTGCGACACGCAGATGACGCACGCCCGGCCTGGCTTTGGTCCGCCGACGGCCAGCGCCTGATCTGGAGCAATGCGGTCTCCGGCCTGTTCATGGCCCGCCTCAAGAAGCACGGCCTCAAGCGCATCGCGCCGGCCCAGCCGATCAAGGGCCAGGTGGCCCGGATCATCCGGCTGGGCGCGCCGGGCCGCTCCAGCCTTGCCCGTATCCAGTTCCTGGCGGGCGAACAGCCGGTTTCGGCCACCTGCACCACCACGCCGCTTTCCTGGGAAAACGGCGAGGTCGCGCTGCTGATCGTGGCGGTCGATCCCGTCGATGCCGCTATTCTGGCTGCCGCGGCGCCGCAACCTCAGGAGGCTGCGCCTACGCCTCTGCCGCAGGATGAACCTCTCCCCGAGACGCCGGCTCAAGACGAGCATGCCTATCAGCGGGAATTGCAGAGCTGGCAGGACGCCGATGGCGAGGCGGTCTATGAGAGTGCACCGGCAGAAACCGCAGCACCCTCGACCGCGCAGGATGAGCCCGAAGCCTGGACTGCGGCGCTTGAGGATGACAGCCTTCCGCCCGCACCCCAAGGCGAAAGCGATAGGCCCGAGCCGGAGCCCGACGTCGCCGAGCAGCCCGTCGCAGATATCCCAGTTGAGGACGCGCCGGCCCCGGCCGGCCGGCTGAGCGCGCTGGTCGCCCGGCTCGCGGCGGACGATGCGCTTTATACCCCGCTCAGCGAAGCGGACGACCATCCCCCGCAGATGCCGGAAGCCCCGCAAGCCGAGCCGGTGGCCGAAAGCGAGGACGACGATGTCGATGGCCGTGAGCTGGCGCGGCTCTACCGGGTGACCGGTCGTGGCTTTTCGGCCGGCCCGGTCGAGGCGCCGATGGTCGATGACAGCGTCGGAGACAGCCTGGACCCATCGACTGACGCCGAAACGGGCGCCATAGCCGACGCCCCCCCAAACCCGACCGAGCCAGCAACGCCCGAAGAGACAGCGTCGGAGCCAGAGCCACAAGCTGACCCGGACGTGGTCGAGCGCGTCTCGCGCTATAATTTCGATGAATTGTCGCGCATCCTCACCGACAGGGTCGGCGATCGCGGCCTGCAGGCGGTCGAACCCGCTCCCGCAAATGCGGAGGTGGCCGCAATTCCTGCAGGATCTGGCGCGCTCATCAATCTGGGTGGGGAAACGCTGGTGCTCAACCGGCTGCCGCTGGGCATCCTGGTATTCCGCGACCAGCAGATCCTCTTTGCCAACCGGGCAATTACCGAAATGATCGGCTACGATTCCGCCGAGGGCCTTCGCGCGGCCGGCCTCGCCGCCGTGTTTCCGGCCATGGGCGATAACGGGCAGGAAGCCGGCCCGGTCAATCACCTCGTCCAGCGCGACGGCACGCTGGTGCCGGTGACGGCGCGTCTGCAATCCATTTCCTGGCAGGGCCGCCCGGCCCTGATGCTGTCGGCCAGCACCACCGAGGTGCGGACCGGGCACGAAGATGCCGTGCGCGCCTTTGCGCAGAATTTTGCCGATCTGCGCGGCGATGGATTTTTCGAAACCAACCGTAGCGGCGCCATCAGCACGGCCAGCGCCACGGCCATCTCGCTGATGGGCGGAGGCAAGCCGATGATCGGCAAACCGCTTTCGACGCTGGTGGGCGAGGACGATAGCCTGGCGCTGAAGGCCTTTCTCGACCGGCCGGCCCGCTTTGCCGAAACCGCGCGGCCGAGCCTGCCGCTGCGCTCCGTAGACGGACGCTCCGACATTCTGCTGTTCGCATTGGGACAGGCCGGGATCGTCAGTGGCTATTTCGGTTTCGTGCATCCGCGCGAAATAGCGCCGCCGGCCCGTATCAATGGGCCGGGCGAGGCAGACCCGGCCTTGCTGGGCCGGATCAGCCGCGGCGTGCGCCGCCCGCTCAGCACCATTATCGGCTTTTCGGACCTCATCCAGTCCAGGGCCTACGGGGCGCTGGGCAATGAGCGCTACGAGGGCTATGCGCAGGACATTTCCCACGCAGGCCGCGAGATCGCCGCGCTGGTCGATGAACTTGACGATTATGCCCGCCTGCGCGACGGACGCTACCTGCCGCAACGAGCGAGCCTCGATCTCACGGACCTGCTCGAAAACTGCGTATTGCGCATTCGTGACCAGGCCAATGCCGGTCGCGTCATCGTGCGCAACGCCATTTCCGAGGCCCTGCCACGCGTCACCGCCGACCGTGCCTCGCTGGCGCAGGCCGTATTGAACCTTCTGGCCAGCGCCATCGACCAGACGCCGATGGGCGGCACGGTCATCATCTCGGCCCAGCGGCTCGACGACGGCGCCATTGCCATCCATGTGCGCGACAGCTCGGCCCATGCCGTCGACATGGCGGAGCGGTTCGTGGTGTTTCGCGATGGAGTGGACCGCGATGGCAAGATGCTCGCGCCGATCCGGTCCAGCGTGGGCCTGGCCCTGACCCGCGCGCTGCTGGCGGTGAACGCGGTGTCGCTATCGGTGGATCCCGCGGGCGCGGAAGGCCTGCTGTTTTCCCTCAAGATCCCTGCCGATCTCGTGGACGAGCGACAAGAGCGGCAGCCGGACCAGGGATAA
- a CDS encoding TadE/TadG family type IV pilus assembly protein: protein MSGLVRLIGRFGRDESGVFAVVFGVMAIVLVALSGAVVDYVTLEQTRSRAQTALDAAALALQPEIFEPGYNEEAVRLKAEAIMIERIGDQRVSARIEDVETVLEDGSLYFRARITMPTIFVSLVGVNSLAAQVEAEATRKKLELEVVMVLDNSGSMKDESRMTRLVEAARCATYILMYETVVPAPGNSNTCIPETGAALVENVRIGIVPFTMFVNVGPDNANKAWMDRTGASSIHFDNFDNDDDEDRLVLTSGAHTFPTRQALFAATGEAWRGCVVARPHVKSGTEASQYLDTDDTKPTTGDTLFVPMFSPDMAYGTGSNNYINGNAIINSSYAGNEIYDAPPVCDRPAQGATRCDIEEVRTRWGSNYAWGSPSLNRGTVHTNSPINFVSSSLYPNAFYGNLPPSCACRNPTYTTNWSGTNTRETRLGYCNSFVPLGLSVRERQERTCKYYGAIGSTTFSTGPNADCTRTPILPLTDNPATVINTINAMTAEGGTNIHEGAAWGFRVLSPGEPFPEGNEYGEATSKVLIIMTDGENTDYNLSNHCNATMRNLNGKCYNSAYGFPYNSMNSKASSTSGGVVERLGRLNNPSETGAVGVSNASLVAEMNTRTAQTCANAKAAGITVYTIGLATDKVSQSTPAVVQAMLTNCASTPDRARFPSQSSELKATFEAIANDLSALRLAR, encoded by the coding sequence ATGTCGGGACTTGTGCGGCTGATCGGTCGCTTCGGGCGGGATGAAAGCGGCGTGTTCGCCGTGGTGTTCGGCGTCATGGCCATCGTGCTCGTGGCGCTGAGCGGCGCCGTGGTCGATTACGTGACGCTGGAACAGACCCGGTCACGGGCCCAGACTGCGCTCGACGCGGCCGCGCTGGCCCTGCAGCCGGAAATCTTCGAGCCCGGATACAACGAGGAAGCGGTCCGCCTCAAGGCCGAGGCAATCATGATCGAGCGGATCGGCGATCAGCGCGTCAGCGCCCGGATCGAGGACGTGGAAACCGTGCTCGAGGACGGCTCGCTCTACTTCCGCGCGCGCATCACCATGCCCACCATCTTCGTGTCGCTGGTCGGGGTGAATTCGCTGGCCGCCCAGGTGGAAGCCGAGGCCACCCGCAAGAAGCTCGAACTCGAAGTGGTCATGGTCCTCGACAATTCGGGGTCGATGAAGGACGAGAGCCGCATGACCCGCCTCGTCGAGGCGGCCCGCTGCGCCACCTATATCCTGATGTACGAGACGGTGGTGCCGGCACCGGGCAACAGCAATACCTGCATTCCCGAAACCGGCGCCGCGCTGGTCGAGAATGTGCGCATCGGCATCGTGCCCTTCACCATGTTCGTCAATGTGGGTCCCGACAATGCCAACAAGGCATGGATGGACCGCACCGGCGCCTCCTCGATCCATTTCGACAATTTCGACAATGACGACGACGAGGACCGGCTTGTGCTCACCTCGGGTGCGCACACGTTCCCGACCCGTCAGGCGCTGTTCGCCGCGACCGGCGAGGCCTGGCGCGGCTGCGTGGTCGCACGGCCACATGTCAAGTCCGGCACCGAAGCCAGCCAATATCTCGACACCGACGACACCAAGCCCACGACGGGCGACACCCTCTTTGTGCCGATGTTCTCGCCGGACATGGCCTACGGCACCGGCAGCAACAATTATATCAACGGCAATGCCATCATAAACAGCAGCTATGCCGGCAACGAAATCTACGATGCCCCCCCGGTCTGCGACCGGCCGGCCCAGGGCGCCACGCGCTGCGACATCGAGGAAGTCCGCACGCGCTGGGGCAGCAATTACGCCTGGGGCAGCCCGAGCCTGAACCGTGGCACCGTGCATACCAATTCGCCGATCAACTTCGTCAGCAGCAGCCTTTACCCCAACGCTTTCTATGGCAATCTGCCGCCCAGCTGCGCCTGCCGCAATCCCACCTATACGACCAATTGGAGCGGGACGAACACCCGGGAAACCCGGCTTGGCTATTGCAACAGCTTTGTGCCGCTCGGACTGTCGGTTCGGGAGCGCCAGGAACGGACATGCAAGTATTATGGGGCCATTGGCTCGACGACCTTCTCCACCGGCCCCAATGCCGATTGCACGCGGACCCCGATCCTGCCGCTGACCGACAATCCGGCCACGGTGATCAACACGATCAACGCGATGACGGCCGAGGGCGGCACCAATATCCATGAAGGCGCAGCTTGGGGCTTCCGCGTGCTTTCACCCGGCGAACCCTTCCCCGAGGGCAACGAATATGGGGAAGCGACCAGCAAGGTGCTCATCATCATGACCGATGGCGAGAACACCGATTACAACCTGTCCAACCATTGCAACGCCACGATGCGCAATCTCAACGGCAAGTGCTACAACAGCGCCTATGGCTTTCCGTACAATTCGATGAACAGCAAGGCCAGCTCGACCAGCGGCGGCGTGGTGGAGCGGCTCGGCCGGCTGAACAATCCGTCGGAAACCGGCGCGGTGGGCGTCAGCAATGCCAGCCTGGTGGCGGAAATGAACACGCGTACCGCCCAGACCTGCGCCAATGCCAAGGCTGCCGGCATCACGGTCTATACAATCGGCCTTGCCACGGACAAGGTGAGCCAGAGCACGCCGGCCGTGGTGCAGGCCATGTTGACCAATTGCGCCTCGACGCCGGACCGTGCCCGCTTCCCAAGCCAGTCGAGCGAGCTCAAGGCCACGTTCGAAGCCATTGCCAATGACCTGTCCGCGCTGCGGCTGGCCCGATGA
- a CDS encoding L,D-transpeptidase: protein MIVASLRNCLAASAVLATLLAALPAQADTFRPGWRFSPPPGITLTTGKPNHALALQGNAYVSPIYLRQVVPFPTHERAGTIIIDSQSHFLYLVLGNNHAMRYGIGVARSGFEWSGSHRVTRKAEWPSWTPPAEMRKRQPGLPVRMEGGPANPLGARALYLGSTLYRIHGTNEPWSIGQNVSSGCIRMTNEDVIDLYARVEINAKVVVR, encoded by the coding sequence ATGATCGTTGCATCCTTGCGCAATTGCCTCGCCGCATCGGCGGTTCTCGCCACATTGCTGGCCGCCCTTCCGGCGCAGGCAGACACGTTTCGTCCAGGCTGGCGCTTCTCGCCGCCGCCGGGCATTACCCTGACCACGGGAAAGCCGAACCATGCACTGGCGCTGCAGGGCAATGCCTACGTCTCGCCGATCTATCTGCGCCAGGTGGTCCCCTTCCCTACCCATGAACGCGCCGGCACGATCATCATCGATAGCCAGTCGCATTTTCTCTATCTCGTGCTGGGGAACAACCATGCCATGCGCTACGGCATCGGGGTGGCCCGCAGCGGCTTTGAGTGGAGCGGTTCGCACCGGGTGACGCGCAAGGCCGAATGGCCAAGCTGGACCCCGCCGGCCGAAATGCGCAAGCGCCAGCCGGGCCTGCCGGTTCGCATGGAAGGCGGCCCTGCCAATCCCCTGGGTGCGCGGGCGCTCTACCTGGGCTCCACGCTCTACCGCATCCACGGCACCAACGAGCCATGGTCGATCGGGCAGAACGTTTCCTCGGGCTGCATCCGCATGACCAATGAAGACGTGATCGATCTCTATGCGCGGGTCGAGATCAACGCCAAGGTAGTGGTGCGCTAA
- the hisS gene encoding histidine--tRNA ligase codes for MSEKLKLITPRLPRGFEDRTPGEIAAVGAMIDKIRTVYERYGFDPVETPLFEYTETLGKFLPDTDRPNAGVFSLQDDDEQWMSLRYDLTAPLARFFAENFETLPKPYRSYRQGYVFRNEKPGPGRFRQFMQFDADTVGAAGPEADAEMCMMMADVMDALGLAGQYVVRVNNRKVLDGVLATAGITSDEQKLTVLRAIDKLDKFGPEGVRLLLGAGRKDESGDFTKGAGLSDDQIEPILAYVDSGNPAQGVEKGSNAHVVATINTLAGLIGGSETGLAGVQELASIFGLVSAAGFGGRVILDPSVVRGLEYYTGPVFEIELTFKVQNEKGQDVVFGSVGGGGRYDGLVSRFRREPVPATGFSIGVSRLANALKLTGNLGAAEPAGPVVVLVMDKDQTARYQAMVSELRNAGIRAEMFLGNTKNFGKQVAYADKRNSPIVVIEGSQEREQGILQIKDLIAGKQAAEAITDNAAWKAARPGQFEIRREELVSAIQKLLSEQ; via the coding sequence ATGTCCGAAAAGCTCAAGCTGATCACCCCGCGCCTGCCGCGCGGCTTTGAAGACCGTACGCCCGGCGAGATTGCCGCTGTCGGCGCCATGATCGACAAGATCAGGACGGTATACGAGCGCTATGGGTTCGACCCGGTCGAAACCCCGCTGTTTGAATATACCGAGACGCTGGGCAAGTTCCTGCCCGATACCGACCGGCCCAATGCCGGCGTCTTCTCCCTGCAGGACGACGACGAACAATGGATGAGCCTGCGCTATGACCTGACCGCGCCGCTCGCCCGTTTCTTCGCCGAGAATTTCGAAACCCTGCCCAAGCCTTACCGCTCCTATCGGCAGGGCTATGTCTTCCGCAACGAAAAGCCAGGGCCGGGCCGCTTCCGGCAGTTCATGCAATTCGACGCCGATACGGTCGGCGCTGCCGGCCCCGAGGCCGACGCCGAAATGTGCATGATGATGGCCGATGTCATGGATGCGCTGGGGCTCGCGGGCCAGTATGTCGTCCGCGTCAACAACCGCAAAGTGCTCGACGGTGTGCTGGCGACGGCCGGAATCACCTCCGACGAGCAAAAACTCACCGTCCTCCGCGCCATCGACAAGCTCGACAAGTTCGGTCCCGAAGGCGTGCGGCTCCTGCTCGGCGCCGGTCGCAAGGACGAAAGCGGCGACTTCACCAAGGGCGCCGGACTTTCAGACGACCAGATCGAGCCCATTCTGGCCTATGTCGATAGCGGCAACCCCGCCCAAGGCGTCGAAAAAGGCAGCAATGCGCATGTCGTCGCCACCATCAACACACTGGCCGGCCTGATCGGCGGCTCCGAAACCGGCCTTGCCGGCGTGCAGGAACTGGCCTCGATCTTTGGCCTTGTCAGCGCTGCCGGCTTTGGTGGCCGCGTCATCCTCGACCCCTCGGTCGTGCGCGGTCTCGAATATTATACCGGCCCGGTCTTCGAGATCGAACTGACCTTCAAGGTACAGAACGAGAAGGGCCAGGACGTGGTGTTCGGCTCGGTCGGTGGCGGCGGTCGTTATGACGGTCTCGTCTCCCGCTTCCGCCGCGAGCCCGTTCCGGCCACCGGCTTTTCCATCGGCGTCTCGCGCCTTGCCAATGCGCTCAAGCTCACCGGCAATCTCGGGGCCGCCGAGCCCGCCGGCCCGGTCGTCGTCCTCGTCATGGACAAGGACCAGACCGCCCGCTACCAGGCCATGGTGTCCGAACTGCGCAATGCCGGCATCCGCGCTGAAATGTTCCTGGGCAATACCAAGAATTTCGGCAAGCAGGTCGCCTATGCCGACAAGCGCAATTCGCCCATCGTTGTCATCGAAGGCAGCCAGGAGCGCGAGCAGGGCATCCTGCAGATCAAGGACCTGATCGCCGGCAAGCAGGCGGCCGAAGCCATAACCGACAATGCCGCATGGAAAGCCGCCCGTCCCGGCCAGTTCGAGATCAGGCGCGAAGAGCTGGTGAGTGCGATCCAGAAGCTGTTGAGCGAGCAATGA
- a CDS encoding ATP phosphoribosyltransferase regulatory subunit, giving the protein MTNAAYRRAQLEALVEAQGGCRATPPLLLAADPYFDLAGEEFGRRLLLTSDVTGAEYCLRPDFTLPIVTDYIAQGAGEPAAFSYLGPIFRQRETGPAEFDQAGIELLAQPDGDIALDQVLTFARAALSIYGIVPQVHLGGVGLFEALLAQADMPDAWRSRIRHRFGHPEAMDRLLSRLERAPETTRSEQPARDDLVEDVTARMVSAGLSLSDGRSPAEIADRFLEQQALDAAHVPAATLALLRDYLSIRGDALSALRQIEALGERHCLFLGAPIRTIRRHLESLGEARISFDASFSPRLDYYTGIVFEMRGQGGAILASGGQYDRLLERLGAKAPIAASGCALWVDRLQAETDQ; this is encoded by the coding sequence ATGACCAATGCCGCCTATCGCCGCGCTCAGCTCGAAGCGCTGGTGGAAGCCCAGGGCGGGTGCCGCGCCACGCCGCCCCTGCTGCTCGCAGCCGATCCCTATTTCGACCTCGCCGGCGAGGAATTCGGCCGGCGTCTTTTGCTCACCAGCGACGTCACCGGGGCAGAATATTGCCTGCGCCCTGATTTCACCCTGCCCATCGTCACCGATTATATCGCCCAGGGCGCGGGCGAGCCGGCGGCGTTTTCCTATCTCGGGCCGATCTTTCGTCAGCGCGAAACCGGTCCCGCAGAATTCGACCAGGCGGGCATCGAGCTTCTGGCCCAGCCCGATGGCGATATCGCGCTCGATCAGGTGCTGACCTTTGCGCGTGCAGCCCTGTCCATCTACGGCATTGTCCCGCAGGTGCATCTGGGCGGTGTCGGTCTGTTCGAGGCGCTCCTGGCCCAGGCCGACATGCCCGATGCCTGGCGCAGCCGCATCCGCCACCGCTTCGGCCATCCCGAAGCCATGGACCGCCTCCTGAGCCGGCTCGAGCGGGCACCGGAGACCACCCGCAGCGAGCAGCCCGCACGCGATGACCTCGTCGAAGACGTCACGGCCCGCATGGTGTCCGCTGGTCTCAGCCTCTCGGATGGCCGCAGCCCCGCCGAAATTGCCGACCGCTTCCTCGAGCAGCAGGCGCTCGATGCCGCCCATGTGCCGGCAGCAACGCTCGCCCTGCTGCGCGACTATCTCTCTATTCGCGGAGACGCGCTCTCGGCACTCCGCCAGATCGAGGCCCTGGGCGAGCGTCACTGCCTGTTCCTGGGCGCGCCGATCCGCACCATTCGCCGCCATCTCGAAAGCCTCGGGGAAGCGCGGATCAGCTTTGATGCCAGCTTCTCGCCCCGGCTCGATTATTATACCGGCATCGTCTTCGAGATGCGCGGGCAGGGCGGCGCCATCCTCGCCTCGGGCGGCCAATATGACCGGCTGCTGGAACGGCTGGGGGCCAAGGCGCCCATTGCCGCCTCTGGCTGCGCCCTCTGGGTCGACCGGCTGCAAGCGGAGACCGACCAATGA
- the hisG gene encoding ATP phosphoribosyltransferase translates to MTLTLAVPSKGRLEEQTRDWFADRGLTITRPGGARSYLGAIEGLPEITVRFYPASEIARELIRGNIELGVTGRDLIHETSEAGPASVDFARNLGFGGADVVVAVPDAWIDVTQMHDLADVASDFRSRHGRWMRIATKYITITRQHFARAGIAEYRIVESLGATEAAPASGVADIVVDITSTGSTLAANGLRVLEDGVMLRSEANLIVSRTAVWSDDRIALRDALLERLHE, encoded by the coding sequence ATGACGCTGACCCTGGCCGTGCCCTCCAAGGGGCGCCTTGAGGAACAGACCCGCGACTGGTTTGCCGACCGTGGCCTCACCATCACCCGCCCGGGCGGCGCGCGCTCCTATCTCGGTGCCATCGAAGGCCTGCCCGAGATCACCGTGCGCTTCTATCCCGCCTCCGAGATCGCCCGCGAACTCATTCGCGGCAATATCGAACTGGGCGTGACCGGGCGCGACCTGATCCATGAGACCAGCGAGGCGGGGCCGGCTTCTGTCGATTTCGCCCGCAATCTGGGCTTTGGCGGTGCCGATGTGGTGGTCGCCGTGCCCGATGCCTGGATCGACGTCACTCAGATGCACGATCTGGCCGACGTTGCATCCGACTTCCGCTCCCGCCATGGCCGCTGGATGCGCATCGCCACCAAATACATCACCATCACCCGCCAGCATTTCGCTCGCGCCGGTATCGCCGAATATCGCATCGTCGAAAGCCTTGGCGCCACCGAGGCCGCGCCGGCTTCGGGTGTCGCCGATATCGTGGTGGATATCACCTCCACCGGCTCGACCCTTGCCGCCAATGGCCTGCGGGTGCTGGAAGATGGCGTGATGCTGAGAAGCGAAGCCAATTTGATCGTGTCGCGCACCGCCGTCTGGTCCGATGACAGGATCGCCTTGCGTGATGCGCTTTTGGAGCGGCTGCATGAGTGA
- a CDS encoding GtrA family protein, giving the protein MIGLVLRFGLAGAIGFGVDAGTLLVAAPLLGPVWGRLVSFAAAVLTTWAINRNLAFADRPRTTGKGLELLRYFGAMLPGAAVNWLAYGIVLALLAETTMVLVLAVAAGSLAGMATNLVAADRLVFRRREL; this is encoded by the coding sequence ATGATCGGGCTCGTGCTGCGCTTTGGCCTGGCCGGCGCAATCGGGTTTGGTGTTGATGCAGGCACGCTCCTGGTCGCGGCGCCCCTGCTCGGACCGGTCTGGGGGCGGCTGGTTTCCTTTGCGGCAGCGGTGCTGACGACATGGGCGATCAATCGCAATCTCGCCTTTGCCGACAGGCCGAGAACGACCGGGAAAGGCCTGGAATTGCTGCGCTATTTCGGCGCCATGTTGCCCGGCGCCGCAGTCAACTGGCTTGCCTACGGCATCGTTCTGGCCTTGCTGGCGGAAACAACGATGGTGCTCGTGCTGGCGGTGGCGGCAGGAAGCCTTGCGGGCATGGCGACAAATCTTGTCGCGGCAGACCGGCTGGTGTTTCGCCGGCGCGAGCTTTAG